The Nocardia arthritidis genome has a window encoding:
- a CDS encoding DUF4185 domain-containing protein, translating to MAGRLAAAVGAVVFGAGALVGPADAAPVGVGPCANDPAPTHEPLVPKTLEVPIPYPAITVVPERPAEPAPTRTEMELPPDPCTNPCPDLTDRPAPPPGLAQQLGIPEILLRPKPFYFAIPGPSPEPGPAPPPPAPVQPPTEPAAQTPARPAPRIGEVREVAKLTGADSVNRTDKRWQVQGTDLGIMWESAPGEVAVAFGDTVGREFHPPGGMGSDWRSNVLGFSTDHNLTSGMIIDRMVTDDRCHAAEVLSSRKLDNVEITTIPTSGFAIGARQYLSYMSIRTWNSIPGTFYTNYGGIAYSDDHGQTWTKDPYARWDNIFGLANFQVSAMVPHGDYVYMFGTPNTRLGQVGLARVPKDQLLNTTAYQYWRDGDWTPVGGSASATPIVDGTVGELSVRFDASRNVWQMSYLDTQRTAIVVREADSPQGEWSDPTPTVHVSDYPELYGGFIHPWSSGSDLYFNISTWSDYNVYLMHATIE from the coding sequence ATGGCCGGGCGGTTGGCTGCCGCGGTCGGTGCGGTGGTGTTCGGGGCAGGTGCGCTCGTCGGGCCCGCCGATGCCGCGCCAGTCGGCGTCGGTCCGTGCGCGAACGATCCCGCGCCCACCCACGAGCCGCTGGTTCCCAAAACGCTCGAGGTGCCCATCCCGTATCCGGCGATCACCGTGGTGCCCGAGCGGCCTGCCGAACCGGCGCCGACCCGCACCGAAATGGAGTTGCCGCCGGATCCGTGCACCAACCCGTGCCCGGACCTCACCGACCGGCCCGCACCGCCACCCGGCCTGGCCCAGCAGCTCGGTATCCCGGAAATCCTGTTGCGCCCCAAGCCTTTCTATTTCGCCATACCGGGACCGAGCCCGGAACCGGGACCGGCGCCGCCACCACCCGCGCCGGTACAGCCACCCACCGAACCCGCGGCGCAGACGCCCGCGCGGCCCGCGCCGCGGATCGGCGAAGTCCGCGAGGTCGCCAAGCTCACCGGAGCCGATTCGGTGAACCGCACCGATAAACGCTGGCAGGTGCAGGGCACCGACCTCGGCATCATGTGGGAGAGCGCGCCCGGTGAGGTCGCCGTCGCATTCGGCGATACCGTCGGCCGGGAATTCCATCCGCCCGGCGGTATGGGATCCGATTGGCGCAGCAATGTTCTCGGCTTCAGCACCGACCACAATCTGACCTCGGGCATGATCATCGATCGCATGGTCACCGACGACCGGTGCCACGCCGCGGAGGTGCTGTCCAGCCGCAAACTCGACAATGTCGAGATAACCACCATTCCCACTTCGGGTTTCGCGATCGGCGCGCGACAGTACCTGAGCTATATGTCGATTCGCACCTGGAACAGCATTCCCGGCACCTTCTACACGAATTACGGCGGTATCGCCTACTCCGACGACCACGGCCAGACCTGGACCAAGGATCCGTACGCGCGCTGGGACAACATCTTCGGGCTCGCGAATTTCCAAGTGAGCGCGATGGTTCCGCACGGCGACTACGTCTACATGTTCGGCACGCCGAACACCAGGCTCGGGCAGGTCGGGCTGGCGCGGGTGCCGAAGGATCAGCTCCTCAACACCACCGCCTACCAGTACTGGCGGGACGGGGACTGGACCCCGGTCGGCGGATCCGCCTCGGCGACACCGATCGTCGATGGCACCGTCGGCGAACTCTCGGTGCGATTCGACGCGTCCCGAAACGTGTGGCAGATGAGCTATCTCGATACTCAGCGCACGGCAATCGTTGTGCGCGAAGCGGATTCACCGCAGGGCGAGTGGTCCGATCCCACACCGACGGTCCACGTGTCGGATTATCCGGAACTGTACGGGGGTTTCATTCACCCCTGGTCGTCCGGATCGGACCTGTACTTCAACATTTCGACGTGGAGCGATTACAACGTCTACTTGATGCATGCCACCATCGAGTGA
- the pyrE gene encoding orotate phosphoribosyltransferase: MIDQATDQATGADAAAESDRDRLAALVRELAVVHGRVTLSSGKEADYYVDLRRATLHHRAAPLIGKLLRELVADWDFDAVGGLTMGADPVALAVMHAPGRPIDAFVVRKAAKTHGMQRQIEGPDVVGKRVLVVEDTTTTGNSPLTAVRALRDAGATVVGVVTVVDRETGADQVIAAEGLEYRSILGLKDLALG; encoded by the coding sequence ATGATCGATCAGGCAACAGACCAGGCGACCGGCGCGGACGCGGCCGCCGAATCCGACCGGGACAGATTGGCCGCGCTGGTGCGCGAGCTGGCCGTTGTGCACGGCCGGGTGACGCTGTCCTCGGGCAAGGAGGCCGACTACTACGTCGACCTGCGCCGCGCCACCCTGCACCACCGGGCGGCGCCGCTCATCGGCAAGCTACTGCGCGAGCTCGTGGCGGACTGGGATTTCGACGCCGTCGGCGGGCTCACCATGGGCGCCGATCCGGTGGCGCTGGCCGTGATGCACGCCCCGGGCCGGCCGATCGACGCGTTCGTGGTGCGCAAGGCCGCCAAGACGCACGGTATGCAGCGCCAGATCGAGGGCCCGGACGTGGTCGGCAAGCGGGTGCTCGTGGTCGAGGACACGACCACCACCGGCAATTCGCCGCTCACCGCCGTGCGCGCGCTGCGTGACGCGGGCGCGACCGTCGTCGGGGTCGTCACCGTCGTCGACCGGGAGACCGGCGCCGACCAGGTCATCGCGGCCGAGGGGCTGGAGTACCGCTCCATCCTCGGACTGAAGGACCTGGCACTCGGCTGA
- a CDS encoding SDR family NAD(P)-dependent oxidoreductase — MTFENPAPARLPGAVRPVALITGPTSGIGHGFALRLASLGYDQVLVARDEDRLAALADELERRFGTRSEVLAADLADEADRARVIARAEKGVEFLVNNAAFGQSGAFWTLSPADLQRQLDVNVTAVVRLTRAALPAMIAAAKGSVVNVASVSGLIPGRGSTYSASKAYVVSFTEGLAGGLAGTGVRVQALCPGFVHTEFHERAGIDMSSLPKQLWLSVDRVVAGSLSDLEKDRVISVPGVQYKAITTVAGMIPRTLAARMNRGLFNARGRTQK, encoded by the coding sequence ATGACCTTCGAGAATCCCGCACCGGCTCGTCTGCCCGGTGCTGTTCGCCCTGTCGCCTTGATCACCGGACCCACCTCCGGTATCGGGCACGGCTTCGCGCTGCGACTGGCCTCGCTCGGCTACGACCAGGTCCTCGTCGCACGCGACGAGGATCGTCTCGCCGCGTTGGCCGACGAACTGGAACGCCGCTTCGGCACCCGCTCCGAGGTGCTCGCGGCGGACCTGGCGGACGAGGCCGATCGGGCCCGGGTCATCGCGCGCGCCGAAAAGGGTGTCGAATTCCTGGTCAACAACGCGGCCTTCGGACAATCCGGCGCGTTCTGGACGCTGTCCCCGGCGGACCTGCAACGGCAGCTCGACGTCAACGTCACCGCCGTCGTGCGGTTGACCAGGGCCGCGCTACCCGCGATGATCGCGGCGGCCAAGGGTTCGGTGGTGAATGTCGCCAGCGTGTCCGGTTTGATTCCAGGACGGGGCTCGACGTATTCGGCTTCCAAGGCCTACGTCGTATCCTTCACCGAAGGGTTGGCGGGCGGACTCGCAGGCACCGGGGTCCGGGTGCAGGCGCTGTGCCCGGGCTTCGTGCACACCGAATTCCATGAGCGAGCGGGTATCGACATGTCGTCGCTGCCCAAACAACTGTGGCTCAGCGTGGACCGGGTCGTGGCCGGTTCGCTGAGCGATCTGGAAAAAGACCGGGTGATCAGCGTGCCCGGTGTGCAGTACAAAGCGATCACCACGGTCGCGGGAATGATCCCGCGCACCCTGGCGGCCCGAATGAATCGCGGACTGTTCAACGCACGCGGAAGGACGCAGAAATGA
- a CDS encoding DUF5666 domain-containing protein, giving the protein MTNPNDPWGQRPEEAPTEYLGKSGYEPSLHTTEYNEAYGQSAPSTYPAAEQFDSWSPPPPNATREMPTLESQWSGTQQWGPNGPVPPGGPPPQQEPPRRNTGLWVLLGIGVILLVGAAGVVAGVLLGDKGSSNTSAQSTTTAQLPAPTRSGQPGTSGIPSIPGLGNVDTLGATLGTITANSGGTLTINSLLGSTVTVHTDDKTQVISVSAAKAADLPVGDVVVVQGDKAADGSIQAKVIISTSLPGGPK; this is encoded by the coding sequence ATGACGAACCCGAACGATCCCTGGGGGCAGCGGCCGGAGGAAGCGCCGACCGAATACCTGGGCAAGTCCGGGTACGAACCGTCACTGCACACCACCGAGTACAACGAGGCGTACGGCCAGTCCGCGCCGTCGACGTATCCGGCGGCCGAGCAGTTCGATTCGTGGTCCCCGCCGCCCCCGAACGCGACCCGTGAGATGCCGACGCTGGAGAGCCAGTGGTCCGGCACGCAGCAGTGGGGGCCGAACGGTCCGGTTCCGCCGGGCGGCCCGCCGCCCCAGCAGGAGCCGCCGCGCCGAAATACCGGGCTCTGGGTGCTGCTGGGCATCGGAGTGATCCTGCTCGTCGGTGCGGCGGGCGTGGTCGCGGGCGTGCTGCTCGGTGACAAGGGTTCGTCGAATACCTCGGCCCAGTCCACCACCACGGCCCAACTGCCCGCGCCGACCCGCTCCGGCCAGCCGGGCACCAGCGGCATCCCGAGCATCCCCGGCCTCGGCAATGTCGACACCCTCGGGGCCACCCTCGGCACCATCACCGCCAACAGCGGCGGCACCCTGACCATCAACTCGCTGCTCGGCTCGACCGTCACCGTGCACACCGACGACAAAACCCAGGTGATCTCGGTTTCGGCGGCCAAGGCCGCCGATCTGCCCGTCGGCGATGTGGTTGTGGTGCAAGGGGATAAGGCCGCCGACGGATCGATTCAGGCGAAGGTCATCATCAGCACTTCGCTGCCCGGTGGGCCCAAATGA
- a CDS encoding type II toxin-antitoxin system Phd/YefM family antitoxin has product MGYTWFMSTPHEINQRDLKLRASEIMDAVERGETFTVTRNGRRIATVTPIGPRPTFVPKERIAAAFSGAPVLDNRRFRDDVRALFEESEYDPFDRAREAGRDT; this is encoded by the coding sequence TTGGGCTACACTTGGTTCATGTCCACGCCTCATGAGATCAATCAGCGCGACCTGAAGCTGCGCGCGAGTGAGATCATGGACGCCGTCGAGCGGGGGGAGACCTTCACGGTCACTCGCAACGGACGCCGGATTGCCACAGTTACACCAATCGGCCCGCGTCCGACGTTTGTCCCGAAAGAGCGAATTGCTGCCGCGTTTTCCGGTGCGCCGGTGCTGGACAATCGCAGGTTTCGTGACGATGTCCGTGCCTTGTTCGAGGAATCGGAGTACGACCCGTTCGATCGTGCGCGGGAAGCGGGCCGCGACACATGA
- a CDS encoding beta-ketoacyl-ACP synthase 3, with amino-acid sequence MVSLALNKNRQHVSMLGIGAYRPRRVVSNAEVCEVLDSTPEWIFERTGIRNRRWISGDETLRSIGAAAGERALVNSGIDRSKIGALIFATSSWLTLTPHGAPQVAYDLGLNGIPAFDLTSGCGGFGYGLGVAADLIRAGSAEYVLLIGAETMTVGLDPTDRGTAMIFGDGAGAVVVGPSEENGISPTVWGSDGENASAIAQDVDFLEYMQKAQAMQGTDPAIEPLGRMSLRMEGPRVFRWAAVTLPRALSTALEVSGVAKEDIEVFVPHQANARINELMKKNLGLADEIPMANDIENTGNTSAASIPLAMEEMLVTGKAKGGQLALLLGFGAGLSYAGQVVTLPPKPVEPSF; translated from the coding sequence GTGGTGAGCCTTGCGTTAAACAAGAATCGGCAGCACGTTTCGATGCTCGGCATCGGCGCCTACCGCCCGCGCCGGGTGGTCAGCAATGCCGAGGTGTGCGAGGTCCTCGACTCGACCCCGGAATGGATTTTCGAACGCACCGGAATCCGCAATCGCCGCTGGATCAGCGGTGACGAGACGCTGCGCAGTATCGGGGCGGCCGCGGGTGAGCGGGCGCTGGTCAACAGCGGGATCGACCGGTCGAAGATCGGCGCGCTGATCTTCGCGACCTCCAGCTGGCTCACCCTGACCCCGCACGGCGCACCCCAGGTCGCCTACGACCTGGGGCTGAACGGTATTCCGGCATTCGACCTGACCTCCGGCTGCGGCGGTTTCGGCTACGGTCTCGGTGTCGCCGCGGATCTGATCCGTGCGGGTTCGGCGGAATACGTGCTGTTGATCGGGGCGGAGACGATGACGGTCGGTCTCGACCCGACCGACCGCGGCACCGCGATGATCTTCGGCGACGGTGCGGGCGCCGTCGTGGTCGGGCCGAGCGAGGAGAACGGCATCTCCCCGACGGTCTGGGGCAGCGACGGCGAGAACGCGTCCGCCATCGCGCAGGACGTCGACTTCCTGGAGTACATGCAGAAGGCGCAGGCCATGCAGGGCACCGATCCGGCGATCGAACCGCTCGGCCGGATGTCGCTGCGGATGGAGGGGCCGCGGGTATTCCGTTGGGCCGCAGTGACTTTGCCGCGCGCGCTGTCCACGGCGCTGGAGGTGTCGGGGGTGGCCAAGGAGGATATCGAGGTCTTCGTGCCGCATCAGGCCAATGCCAGGATCAACGAGCTGATGAAGAAGAACCTCGGCCTGGCCGACGAGATCCCGATGGCCAACGATATCGAGAACACCGGCAACACCTCGGCCGCGTCGATCCCGCTGGCCATGGAGGAGATGCTGGTCACTGGCAAGGCGAAGGGCGGACAGCTGGCGCTGCTGCTCGGCTTCGGCGCCGGGCTCAGCTATGCGGGACAGGTGGTCACCCTGCCGCCGAAGCCGGTCGAGCCGAGCTTCTGA
- a CDS encoding lysoplasmalogenase, protein MRPFRAGYLAAAAVTVYGAVRGRDRLQWSTKPLLMPLLAADVATQGSGMNRADRTVLLGSLTAATVGDILLMEPDDDRRLICGASAFAVMQAGYSTLWLRHGARPRPDIALPRLAAWLGAAALMRTKAPNVAVPLTVYGATLGAAAVLASDPELAPEAKTIAGLNIPGPDPRSRIGLGALLFTASDGLIVLRKLFARSERARRLTEGVVLATYAAAQYLLADPRAHAKPL, encoded by the coding sequence ATGCGCCCCTTTCGCGCGGGCTACCTGGCCGCCGCGGCGGTAACCGTCTACGGCGCGGTGCGCGGCCGGGACCGCTTGCAGTGGTCGACCAAACCACTCCTGATGCCCCTGCTCGCCGCCGACGTGGCCACCCAGGGTTCCGGCATGAACCGAGCCGACCGCACGGTCCTGCTCGGCTCCCTCACCGCCGCCACGGTCGGCGACATCCTGCTCATGGAACCCGACGACGACCGCCGATTGATCTGCGGCGCTTCAGCTTTCGCGGTAATGCAGGCCGGATACTCGACGCTGTGGTTGCGTCACGGCGCCCGCCCGCGCCCGGATATCGCACTGCCGAGACTGGCCGCCTGGCTCGGCGCCGCCGCTCTTATGCGTACCAAAGCGCCGAATGTCGCTGTGCCGCTTACTGTTTACGGTGCGACACTGGGCGCCGCCGCTGTCCTCGCCTCCGACCCCGAATTGGCTCCCGAAGCGAAAACAATTGCGGGCCTGAATATCCCAGGCCCCGACCCGCGCAGCAGGATCGGTCTCGGCGCACTGCTGTTCACTGCCTCCGATGGACTGATCGTGCTGCGCAAGCTGTTCGCACGCAGCGAGCGTGCCCGGCGGCTGACCGAGGGCGTCGTCCTCGCCACCTATGCCGCCGCACAGTACTTGCTCGCCGATCCGCGAGCGCATGCGAAACCGTTGTAG
- a CDS encoding type II toxin-antitoxin system VapC family toxin, giving the protein MTLPRQGLLDTNVLILMDGLDQNELPAEQAISALTLAELSVGPLATDDPEEVAARMAVLGRTEAEFEPIPFTAAAARAFGRVYAATVAVGRKPRRYYVDLLIASTAIANKLPLFTVNPDDFLGLERLLVVHPVTHPDNRS; this is encoded by the coding sequence ATGACGCTGCCGCGACAGGGTTTGCTCGACACGAATGTGCTCATCCTGATGGATGGACTGGATCAGAATGAGCTTCCCGCCGAGCAAGCGATCAGCGCGCTCACGCTCGCCGAGTTGTCTGTTGGTCCGCTGGCCACCGATGACCCCGAGGAGGTTGCCGCGCGAATGGCGGTGCTGGGCCGAACGGAAGCGGAGTTCGAGCCGATCCCGTTCACGGCCGCGGCTGCCCGAGCATTCGGCCGGGTGTATGCGGCTACCGTTGCTGTCGGCCGCAAACCACGCAGGTATTACGTCGACTTACTGATCGCATCCACCGCGATCGCGAACAAACTTCCGCTGTTCACGGTTAATCCGGACGATTTTCTCGGCCTCGAGCGGTTGCTAGTGGTCCACCCGGTTACCCATCCCGACAACCGATCCTGA
- a CDS encoding alpha/beta fold hydrolase, which produces MIHSDETFDGTWPFRPNYTEAAGFRQHYVDEGPRDAPETLVLLHGEPTWGYLWRHLIGPLAADRRVIVPDHMGFGKSATPPDREYLAVEHIDNLETLLVEVLDLERITLVLHDWGGPIGAGFAARHPDRIARIVAINTVLPLGQPGYQELMNANHDDSAWFRWAGAAQADGSLEQILGNAGHTVTHLMLALQTITRPEIVTPTWIRAYASHFTDRAACRGVIRFPQQLVTPGAKPPVLPPDPEIATILRAKPALLLEGMRDTALLPRHIIPAFRAAFPDAPVIELPEAGHFPQEDAPEALLTAIELFLQSTDVRTAARA; this is translated from the coding sequence ATGATCCACAGCGACGAAACCTTCGACGGCACTTGGCCGTTCCGCCCGAACTACACCGAGGCCGCCGGGTTTCGCCAACACTATGTCGACGAGGGTCCCCGGGATGCGCCCGAAACCCTTGTCCTACTGCACGGCGAGCCGACGTGGGGCTATCTGTGGCGGCACCTGATCGGCCCGCTCGCCGCCGACCGCCGCGTGATCGTGCCCGACCATATGGGTTTCGGTAAGAGCGCGACCCCACCGGACCGCGAATACCTGGCCGTCGAACATATCGACAACCTGGAAACCCTGCTGGTCGAGGTGCTGGACCTGGAGCGGATCACCTTGGTGCTGCACGATTGGGGCGGCCCGATCGGCGCCGGATTCGCGGCGCGCCACCCGGACCGGATCGCGCGCATCGTCGCGATCAATACGGTGCTACCACTGGGCCAGCCCGGTTATCAGGAGCTGATGAACGCCAACCACGATGACAGCGCCTGGTTCCGCTGGGCGGGCGCGGCCCAAGCCGACGGCTCACTGGAACAGATCCTCGGCAACGCCGGCCACACCGTGACCCATCTGATGCTGGCCCTACAAACCATCACCCGCCCGGAAATCGTCACACCGACCTGGATACGCGCATACGCAAGCCATTTCACCGACCGCGCGGCCTGCCGCGGAGTGATCCGATTCCCGCAGCAGCTGGTCACCCCAGGCGCGAAACCGCCTGTGCTGCCGCCAGATCCGGAAATCGCGACCATACTGCGGGCCAAACCGGCTCTCCTGCTGGAAGGTATGCGCGACACCGCACTGCTGCCGCGCCACATCATCCCGGCGTTCCGCGCCGCATTCCCGGACGCGCCGGTCATCGAATTGCCTGAGGCAGGCCACTTTCCACAGGAGGACGCACCGGAGGCACTGCTCACCGCGATCGAACTGTTCCTGCAATCGACGGACGTGCGGACAGCAGCCCGCGCCTGA